One window of Triticum dicoccoides isolate Atlit2015 ecotype Zavitan chromosome 5A, WEW_v2.0, whole genome shotgun sequence genomic DNA carries:
- the LOC119302550 gene encoding UDP-glucose 4-epimerase 3-like produces the protein MAIGGVGAGGGAGSGEGQGRSVLVTGGAGFIGTHTVLQLLEKGYAVTAVDNFHNSVPEALDRVRHIVGPALSARLQFIFGDLTIKDDLEKVFAAKRYDAVIHFAGLKAVAESVAHPEMYNRNNIVGTVNLYDVMKKHGCNKLVFSSSATVYGQPEKVPCFEDSPLKALNPYGRTKLYLEEMLRDYQHANPEWRTILLRYFNPIGAHESGDIGEDPKGVPNNLLPYIQQVAVGRRPELNVYGYDYRTRDGTAVRDYIHVVDLADGHIAALEKLFATPDIGCVAYNLGTGRGTTVLEMVSAFEKAYGKKIPVKMCPRRPGDSEQVYASTAKAEEELGWRAKYGIEEMCRDQWNWAKKNPYGYCGDAENKD, from the exons ATGGCGATCGGCGGCGTTGGCGCTGGGGGCGGGGCAGGGAGCGGCGAGGGGCAGGGGAGGAGCGTGCTGGTGACGGGCGGCGCGGGGTTCATCGGCACGCACACGGTGCTGCAGCTGCTGGAGAAGGGCTACGCCGTCACCGCCGTCGACAACTTCCACAACTCCGTCCCCGAGGCGCTCGACCGCGTCCGCCACATCGTCGGCCCCGCCCTCTCCGCCCGCCTCCAATTCATCTTC GGCGACCTGACGATCAAGGATGACCTGGAGAAGGTGTTCGCCGCCAAGCG GTACGACGCCGTGATACACTTCGCCGGGCTGAAGGCGGTGGCGGAGAGCGTGGCGCATCCGGAGATGTACAACCGCAACAACATCGTCGGCACCGTCAACCTCTACGACGTCATGAAGAAGCACGGGTGCAACAAG TTGGTGTTCTCGTCGTCGGCGACCGTGTACGGCCAGCCGGAGAAGGTGCCCTGCTTCGAGGACTCCCCCCTCAAGGCCCTCAACCCGTACGGCAGGACCAAG CTGTACCTGGAGGAGATGCTGCGCGACTACCAGCACGCGAACCCGGAGTGGAGGACGATCCTGCTGCGCTACTTCAACCCCATCGGCGCCCACGAGAGCGGCGACATCGGGGAGGACCCCAAGGGCGTCCCCAACAACCTGCTCCCCTACATCCAGCAGGTGGCcgtcggccgccgccccgagctcaacGTCTACGGCTACGACTACCGCACCCGCGACGGCACCGCCGTCAGGGACTACATCCACGTCGTCGACCTCGCCGACGGCCACATCGCCGCGCTCGAGAAGCTCTTCGCCACCCCTGACATCG GCTGTGTGGCGTACAACCTGGGGACGGGGCGCGGGACGACGGTGCTGGAGATGGTGAGCGCCTTCGAGAAGGCATACGGCAAG AAAATCCCGGTGAAGATGTGCCCGAGGAGGCCGGGCGATTCGGAGCAGGTGTACGCGTCCACCGCCAAGGCCGAAGAGGAGCTCGGCTGGAG GGCCAAGTACGGGATCGAGGAGATGTGCAGGGACCAGTGGAACTGGGCCAAGAAGAACCCGTACGGCTACTGCGGCGACGCTGAAAACAAAGACTGA